In Camelina sativa cultivar DH55 chromosome 13, Cs, whole genome shotgun sequence, the genomic window tctgtggaAGAAAGTTTACACAGGCCAAATGAAGCAATCTAAATCTTACCGGTGTAATATTTTAACACCGGTAGTCTTTAAGAGACTTCGTAATAAGGATAAAAGCAGATAAACTAGTTTTCTTGCCAATCCAATGAGAAAGTACAGGGAAAAATGGCAAGAAGATGTAAGAAGCTATATCTATATTGTGTAGATCTTAAACAAAAAATGCAATATGAAGATGGGCTATTCTAAGAGAGGATTTGATATGAGTTTACCCACTAAAAGCGACAAAACAAGATTTGGTGTCTCAACACTGAGCTGAACACAAAGCCTCATGCATTATCAACATTCCACAAATTTTCTTGGCTGATTATTTATACCGAAAATATTCTACAAATACAGCGGGAACAGCTTGTGTACCTCTTCCTGCGAAGGTGCATTTATGCGCACATTAAGACAACGAGACTTAATGGCTTCTGTAACCTTTGAAGAGCTGTTACAGCATAAGATGAGACGGCAAGATGAGCTATATTTCTCCATTGTTCTCCGCAGAGAATGTTGAGCTTCTCGTGAGAGCTTGTCAACCTCATTTAATACCAACACTGTcacaaccaaaaataaacacacaaaatcatgCATTTGAGTACGCCCAAATACTTTAGACAAATATAAGAGATCATCCAACATCGTTATGtgaaaagaagttgaaaaaatTTGGCAGGTCATAGAGGCAAAACTTCACCAAGAAACGATGTAAGCGACGAGAGATAAGTTGATAATCAAGAACATAGAAccatataaatgtatataaaaataaagacatTCAGCTGGGAAAGCAGCCTTAAATCTAGATATACGAGGATACCATCGAATTGAtcatgtttagaaaaaaaaaaaaaactatattataaaccATAAAATGTAGACCAAGTCAACCGCAGAAGTATACAGATTGAAGATGACATCCAATGCCCTAAAAAAATTATCACTTTTTGTAGATGCTTCAAAGAACTACTATGAGCCCTGACATGCAAAATGTCTCCACTCATGAATCATGATACTGTGATATAGAAAAATAGTCAGGCAGAATATTACCCTTATATCCCTTCTTTCCTTTTGTGTCAATTGGTCTGTTCTTGGCCATTTCTTTAATTATCTCCTGAACGATGTATCGGTCCTGAAAGCCTGCATCACTTGGAGTAAGCTCCACATGATTGGTGCTTGATAATGTAGTCAGCTCGAGATCAATAGTTCTACTCCCAGCCTGCATTGTTCAAAAGTTAACATAACAAAAGATTAAAGACAACAAAATTGACAATTATCACAATGTTATCAAGTTTAAATCCGCCAAGAAGGGCCACCAAAAGAATTGATAGCAAACACAATTCACTTCTCTGCATTAACAAGTTAGATGATACCACCCGAAACACGAGTTACTGATccaacaaagaacacaagatgGACACTAAGCAGCGAGGACCTTTAGAACTAGAagcaaagaaacagaagaaaaaaaatcatgtgcAACTCACATCAACTTTCCACGCCCTGTTCTCCACTTTCACCTACAGTCAAGTAGTAAAATTAATCAACTTGTCAGTTtccatatgaaaaaaaaagtagcaatCATAAGATAAACATCAATCTAAAGAGGATATAACGAGTCAGAGTTAGTGAGAGAGTTCAAAAAAACACATctcaacatacaaaaaaaaaacaatttgctTTGCTAAACAGCATTAAGGGTTCAAAGTCTTCATCTTTTAGTACTGAGAAAGGGGTTCAATTAAAAAGGATACCTTCTCTGCACTAGCACCATATATCTGCTTGAGAAGCGCcatgattagggttttcttaCCCGAACCTGACGGCCCATAAAAGAGCAAATGCGGACAATCTTGCTCGGTAACCTAAGAggaaaaaatcgaaaaaaaatcagattccAAATCATCGagaaaaaaatccccaaatctccTAGGGTTTGAACCTAAAAAAAGGGCGTACCAGTTTCTTGAGATTTTGGGCGATATCTTCATGAACAATGACCTTGTCCAGTGATTTCGGTCTGTACTTGTCGACCCACAACATCTTTGCTTCACCACCGGAGGGTTTTCGGAGAAGACAATGAAAGTGGCGGGAAACAAGtgaatcgtcttcttcttcctctcctcgGCAGCTTTGTGAGNtttttttttttttttttttttttttttgtgagatgtCTGTCTTTAGCTCTTTCTACGCTTACTCCCACGTCAGGTTTGAAGAACCgaaccttctctttctcttagaGTCTATTCGTACCATACCCGGTTCAACAAAGCGGACAATAATAAGGATGCGGATCATTCggatatgtataatttttattcaaacaaaacGTATCATGAATTTGATTACATCACTTATCATGAAATTTGAGCTATATACTGTATATCCTAGCTCTTACAACTTCAGTATACTGTAGAATGGGTATTTTTCACCGTGTCTGATTTAGAGTTTCCAATAGATCTTGAATCTGTGGAAAACACCAGTGACCAAACCCCAGAAGAGAATCTCCGCGATAAGGACATACATAAGCACACCAACTCTTCTTGAATGCCAAACTCGGATAAACACGTGCTCCCGTATCCAATTTATCTAAACCAACAGGTTGTTAGTATACATCAATtggagtagtagtagtattagaAGACAAATAAAGAGCACATTCAGGCccattttcaaatatttacCAGTGTACTGTGCGGGTGGCGATAGTACCAACCATTGAAGAAAGCAGCCAACATGCCTTCAGCTCCCATCACGTAGACAAGCATTGCGTTCATGCCTATCCATTTTAGAGGCAGAAACATGAGTCCCCACTCTAATATATCGACCTGCAATACccccaaaataacaaaaaccaatgaATCTGTTTTGTCCAAAAGTTTGTCATCAAACGTCTTTAGTTGTCGTCGATGTAGTGGAGCAAGAATTACCAGTGAATACAAGGAAGAGAAGACGAGCGCCGCTGCACCAGAGGTCACGCATATGTAGCTGAAACTGTAGAGTTGTTTGTTCAAAGGCATCACTGCAATACATTTTTgagtttgttatatatgttaagAGAAGAGACTGTTTTGAGTTGGATGGATAAAAAAAGCAAGGTCTTTCTCACAGTGGGTGAAATGCAGAGTAAGCCCGAGAGTGAGGAGAACAAGACCGGTGGAGATCCAATGTTTCAACCGAGCTGAATGCCCCTGAAAAAATTGGTAATGTTTGAGATAATGATGTTGAAAAGCCAAAACGGTGAAAGTTCGTCAGAGCTTGAggcttttgtttcattttagtaaGTTGACCTTCAAGTGTAAGATGATATGTCCAAAATGGACTCCGATGATTGTAGAAAGAATAGCAGATATGGAGCTGCATCAGACAAGTTTCTGAGTGTTATAAACttctgaagatgatgatagtTCTCAGTTAGTGACTAGGGTGACAAAATTAGACAGACCTTAAGATTCCTTCAGGCTCAAACGGAGCACGGCACCATGACGGTGCATCTTGGCGTAAAGATCCACCATAAGGAGAATCATTGGTGCAAGcctaaaaactcaaaagaaaacatattaggattgagtcgaTTGACATGAACCATATGTAATTAATCAACCcttctttattttctgtaaCATAAAACTCAAAAGCACATTAGGATTGACACAAATCATtatgcattttttaaaaatttctagcATGTGTAGAATCTTCGGAGAGAGCGTGCTCAGTCTATAAGCAAGCACAACTACGTAATGTACCTTGGATCGTTTCCACGCAGGACGTTGATACATATGATTAATCCCTAAAACTTGTCTGTCAACATATCCAACAGCATTGCAGGGAGGGTTTAGCTTTCCTCTCACACCACATGATACCTAGGAAGGATTCCCAAAATTTCTTATATTATCTGACCATTTTCACACAACCCTGAGTAATGATCACATAACATACAAACATGGAAAGACTTACAGATTGGATTTTCCCATAGAGAACGCTATTTTTATCATTGACAACAAACTCCCAGTCAGGAACGTAAGTTCCATAGATTGTAGCCAGATAAATCACGAGAACTGATGCACCAACAATCCTGTGAATGTACTAGAAACAAGATTAATTCGAAACTCTTGATCtgattttcatgaaattttaattctaaACTAACTCAAATGTCAGGTTTTACCAATGCCAATAATATGACTTGAATATTGAGAACCTCCCAGTCCCAGATGACATATTCTCCTCATGTAAGTCCTTTGTGAAGATTTCAACCAATGCTATTACCAAGTAAGATAAAGCTATTCTCTACatgaaaacagaagaaaaacatGAACCTTCTAAGTTACAATACATAAGTACATACCATGAGCATGAGATAACACCTGAAGAATCCCACAAAACCTCATCATAGTCACATCAACACCATAGCTTAATCCATCAGGAGCATGAGAGAAACCACCTaaacagcaaaagaaaataaactagtATCCAAATAcataaatgttaaattaaagAGGCTACAAGGTAAGTTAAATTACCTTGCAATAGAAGACCCCAGAAGAGAAGCTTGCAAGTCCTAAAACCAACCTTCTTACAAGCTTCAAATTTGTGCGAAATCCTCTGAAAATATTGAGAACAGACACAGGTTTTGTAATTCAATTCCTAAGCAACAAACATCAGAACTCTGAGAGCTTAcgaattccaaaaaaaaactgaccttTAAGGACAGAGCAATGGAGACGCCGAcgatgaacaaaaagaaaggcATTACGAAATCAGCCAAATTGCAACCTTCCCATGGAGCGTGAGCAATCACTGGCCACTCTCCTCCGACGTCATCAACGAGAATCATCAACTGATTCAagtaagaaattttttttaaaaaaacttaaaggtTCGAAATTTCGCAGAAGtaagagagaaaggaagaaacGTACGGCTACGGTGAGGCCACGGAAAATGTCGAGTGAAGCAAGTCTTTGTCTGTTTCCGGCGAGGCTCCTCCGAGTTGATGAAGCAGTATCATCTTCAGGTACGAGGAGTTGTTGATCTtgactcttcttctccactttgGTTTTCGCCATTTTTACCTCGACAAGCTCACACCATTATTGGCTCTACTACTTACTCTacactttccaaaaaaaagatcACAAATTGCTTAACAGGCCGTTAGCTAATTAGTGGGCTGGTTTGATAGcccattaacatttttttttctagggtttctgtGGTTTTTAAAAAGCCGCCGACAAAAACGATATATTAGGGTTTCATCTTCTGCCTGAGCAGCtcaaaacgagagagagagagagcataaGAGAGAGTCGCCGTCGTCGTCAAAGAGGTTGGTGGAAATGAAGACGATTCTATCTTCCGAGACGATGGACATCCCCGACAGCGTAACCATTAAGGTTCACGCTAAGGTCATCGAAGTCGAAGGACCTAGAGGCAAACTTGTTCGTGATTTCAAGCATCTCAACCTCGATTTCCAGCTGATCAAGGATCCCGAGACtgggaagaagaagctcaagatcGATTCGTGGTTTGGATCACGCAAAACCAGCGCATCCATTAGAACCGCTCTTAGCCATGTTGATAATCTCATCTCCGGTGTTACCAGAGGGTTCCGGTACAAGATGAGGTTTGTGTACGCTCATTTCCCCATCAATGCTTCTATTGGTGGTGATGGCAAGTCTATTGAGATCCGTAACTTCCTTGGcgagaaaaaggtttttttttttttttctctctttcttcatcacTGTTTTGGTTTAATCCAAAATGATGGAAGACTGAAGGTAGATAGAAATGTGCTTTATATAATAGGTGAGGAAGGTTGATATGTTGGATGGTGTAACCATTGTTCGATCTGAGAAGGTTAAGGATGAGATTGTTCTTGATGGTAACGATATCGAGCTCGTCTCAAGGTCATGTGCTTTGATCAACCAGGTAACAACACTCTCTAACTAGcaaagttttcattttcttgggACAAGGTTCAgtctttttttgtgttgatgATTGAATTTGATTTCTTGTATAAACTTAAGATTGATGTTATCTATATATGTCTCTTACAACAGAATAATTAGTAAATTTTGCATAGTTTGTATAATAAGCATGACAATTTGTGTTTGGAagtgttttgtttggttgatgtTTGAGTTTTGGGGATCACATTTTGAATAGTGAAACCAAATGAATGGTTTGATTTACATGGGTTTGTTGTTATGTGTAGAAATGTCacgtgaagaagaaggatatcAGGAAGTTTCTTGACGGTATCTATGTCAGCGAGAAAAGCAAGATTGTTGAAGAGGAATAGTTTGATATTTGAATGTTAGTTTTCGTTTTCATGGACCAAATCCACCTGTGTTTGCAAAACTCATTATCCGTTTTTGGCTTTTTTGTTTGGGATTTTATTTACAAGTTTTGGAGACAATCTCATTTACCTAGTCAAATCGTATCggatttatatttaaaagagtCGCACACAGATCTTATCAACCTACAACAATGCTACAACTACACTAAAGTAAACCAGAGTTCATCATCTCACAGTATTTCAACATATGCTGCGCTGAATCAATTGAAACTTTCCGATTTGATTAACCAAAAAGCACTGAAGCTGTTAGACACTACacgcttcttctcttcctttcagtTTCCTTCATCTACAGACTACTCAATCCCAAATTAAAAGTGATCATTGCGATTCTGATCTCTGCCCTAAGTTTTCGTTTCTCTAGAATTTGGTGAAGCTTTTATCTCAGCCTCGACTTTGTTTTGACGTTATAATCACTTTCTCCTGTTCTACACAATGATTTATAATACTTACTCTCTACGATTGATACAAGTCATACTTTGTTTCTGTTTCCTTCGATCATACCCCATTCACTTGAAACGTCACTCGAATATGTGATTTAATTGTTCTAATGTTGACATCTGGTCATCTTGCTCTGGCATAGACATAATATTCTAAGATTATGAAATTTGATCACTTAACAGTTATTTTAACTTCAGCAGAAATTACTACCATTGACCGAAGACTCAATTGAAGCGTAAATGAAACAGCATTCTCAAATTTCATATACCGTCAAATTTCACAAGGCAAAAGACAACTTCTGTTTCCAAAAGATCAAAAGGAGGCTCCAAAAACACACTCCCTCCCTATCCCTTACATATGTAAATAGAAAACCAATGAAAGACCAACTTCTTATGTAACTCTGGCTTTCTCTACAATCAAACTAACCCAGTAGCAGCAACAAGTGAAGTTAGCAGCGCTTGGTGCCagctaaaaacagagaaactctTAAAAGTTGTTGTATTAACCACGCCCACGACCTGCTCCTGTTTTCACAACACAAGACAATTTGAGTTACGCTTAAAATATATTAGAGGCAGACACAGAGTTAAGAGTATTCTAGTAAAATCAGAGTTTTGTGACAGCTTTGGCTGTGTATTTTTTACCTCTGTTACCACCCATCTTCCCCATTGAAGTTCCTCGGCCTCGGCCTCTGGCCCCTCCATCTTCCATACCACGTCCTCTTCCGCGTCCAACCCCTGGTGGTTTCCTATCTGCACATATACAACCATTACTGATAATTATCAGGAACAGCTTGCATCTGCTTGAAAACCTCCCAATAAATCCGTAACTCTTGCCATTggatcaaagcaaaaaaaaaattggctaaTTTGTAACGCTTGAGCGTATTGTATTCTCGATTAAATTTTTACAGTTAAGTATTCTCGATGTCTACTCTGGCCAGAGATATTAACACTTAAGAAAACTCTTAAGAATATTTCAGTAAAAGCACAACATAGACAGTGAGAGATACTATACCTGTGCGGGTTTTCTCCTCCTGTACTTTATCAATCAcctgaagagagaagaaaccaatACAAGTCAGTCAACTCAATCTAGGTTGAAGCAGTAAACACACAAATAGAGAACAGAAACAGCTTATAACTGTCACTTCcaaataaagatatagtgaatgTCAACTGGCTTCAGAAACAAAACACAGCAAAATCCATAAAAGTGAGAAAACATTCTGGTCAGGTAAAACCATTCCCTGTGATATCGTCTAAGACGCACTACAACAAGAGGCACCCTATCTGCTGAACAGAGTTCCACAGAAAAATGCCTCTTGGAGCACATATCTGATTTGGCTAAGCATCATCATTCCAGAGAAAGAAGAACCGaaacgaaagaaagaaagaaaaaaactcgaTCAAGCAAGAGgcatataaacaagaaaacatattacCTCATCAGGAACTCGGAGATACTTGATTGTGTTACCACGGATATAACATTCGGGCATTCTCCAAAACCTGTCTCCGTCCTACAATGTAATCAAGCAGCAACATATCAGAGTCCCAAACTACACAAAATCTCATAACGGAAcagacaaaatgaaaaaaaactgaatcaccatacaaaagtaaaaaaaaaaaaaagaaaaagataaccTTTGATGTACAGATGACTTCACGTAGATGGATGTTCATCCAAGTATCACAATTCACCAAATGCCCATTGTAGGTCTCTCCATTCTTAAGCTCCACAAGCTACCAAAACAATTCAATCATCAAAAAGATGCAAACTTTAAGCAATTGCACACAACTATCATAATGCAAAAAACATATAAACCCTTTAACGCAACATCTCAAATTTAAATAGTGCTAGCTCAAACTCAGCTCCATACaatagacaaaataaataataaaggaTGGAAATTTCACTAACCATCGGATGCCCTTGAGCAGTTTTGAGGAGCGAAAGAGGAAgctaaacaaaccaaaacaaaaaaaaaagctaagagtcagaatttgaaataataatgaagaaaacaagacGGAACGAAAAAACAAACCCTAAGTCCATCAAGCAACTTACCATCTTCTCAGATTAGAAGCTTCACGGATCCGTAAAATAGACCTGATAATATAACATAAAACTATCCATAAGATGCGGAAGAACCAAATAaagtaaaacagaacaaaaccctagtttggctacttgaaaattttcaaaacaaaaggaagaacCTTGCTATATACTCAGTAGATCGGCTTCCTCTTTCACAAGAAGATGAAAGCGAttgggagaagaaagagagatcgaAGATTAGGGGGAGGCGACGAAACTTCGAAATCTGTTTGCTTTCTTCGACTTCTCTTTGACAGTGAGAGGGAATTCTAATGAATAATGAATCGCGCtgttctttttagttttaggtCAATTGTGAAACTTTTAGCGATTTGCACTCGAGCCCCCTTAACTTTATAATAACTTCGTATTTTCCTTGTAAATCAAGTCTAGATAAAGATATATAACCAATTCAACAACAAATCCGATGTCGTCCAGCGGTTAGGATATCTGGCTTTCACCCaggagacccgggttcgattcccggcaTCGGAgctttttgcttttattttttactaatattatCACCAGCAGCCAGCAGTTTGAAATGGTTAATCCGGAGGAGTCTGGAGGAAAATAATAAATCTGTAGTATGTTATTGATGAAATTAATTTACATCACCAATGTCACTTTGAATACAATCACCTAACACATTGTTAAAGCTATTTGCAACCCACAATACTTCACACCTGTCTAAATTAGCAACCAACTGGAACGTTCTTGAGTTTATACCATCGCCAGTAACTTATCTTAATCAAATTCTCGATCAGACAACTGCGTAATCGTCAACATCTAACTGGTTTCAGCACATGAAAAGCTGATAGTCAGGTTCCTGAGTAGTTCCGACATTCAAGTAATTGACATCAACTGCCGTTGTTCCCAAATCATCTGATGGAGAAGGATAAGACAGAAAATTTACAATAGATCATAATTCTGTAAGAGATTTTTGAGTTCATGTCTAATCAAATGTGATATACTCATATACAATGAAGCAAATAGAGGATAAGTGAGATGAGAGAAGGCTTAGAGTTGTTCAGACCTTCGTATATTGTTCTTACAAACTGAACATACTTAGGGATAAGATCCCGGTATATGATTCCATCTGGGTGCGCATCAAGCACCACAAGTACACCTATGGATCAATTAAACATTACAGTTGCTTCACTCGATTCAAAAGAACGTAACACAAGAGAAATTTCTGGAATGAACAAGAGTAGTCATAGATACGTTTGTACGAATCAAAAGGAATGTCAGACCGAAGGTCAGGAAAGGAAAAGTGTTCAGATTTTTAGGAAAGTTCTTTTTTGTTACTCTCGGAGGAGAAGTAATGATACCTGGAGCAACCCAACCTGGACTAGAGTTGCTGGGTAATGGTGCCAGCCATAGGATATTTCTCAAGTTCATTGAATCATCGTACGTCACATCAGATCCTAACACAAAAgaagttacaattataaaactGAAGATTCAAGGGATTTTTGTGACCATTTCTGTATTTCAATG contains:
- the LOC104736738 gene encoding heparan-alpha-glucosaminide N-acetyltransferase isoform X2, whose product is MAKTKVEKKSQDQQLLVPEDDTASSTRRSLAGNRQRLASLDIFRGLTVALMILVDDVGGEWPVIAHAPWEGCNLADFVMPFFLFIVGVSIALSLKRISHKFEACKKVGFRTCKLLFWGLLLQGGFSHAPDGLSYGVDVTMMRFCGILQVLSHAHALVEIFTKDLHEENMSSGTGRFSIFKSYYWHWIVGASVLVIYLATIYGTYVPDWEFVVNDKNSVLYGKIQSVSCGVRGKLNPPCNAVGYVDRQVLGINHMYQRPAWKRSKACTNDSPYGGSLRQDAPSWCRAPFEPEGILSSISAILSTIIGVHFGHIILHLKGHSARLKHWISTGLVLLTLGLTLHFTHLMPLNKQLYSFSYICVTSGAAALVFSSLYSLVDILEWGLMFLPLKWIGMNAMLVYVMGAEGMLAAFFNGWYYRHPHSTLINWIREHVFIRVWHSRRVGVLMYVLIAEILFWGLVTGVFHRFKIYWKL
- the LOC104736737 gene encoding replication factor C subunit 3, translated to MLWVDKYRPKSLDKVIVHEDIAQNLKKLVTEQDCPHLLFYGPSGSGKKTLIMALLKQIYGASAEKVKVENRAWKVDAGSRTIDLELTTLSSTNHVELTPSDAGFQDRYIVQEIIKEMAKNRPIDTKGKKGYKVLVLNEVDKLSREAQHSLRRTMEKYSSSCRLILCCNSSSKVTEAIKSRCLNVRINAPSQEEIVKVLEFVAKKESLQLPQGFAARIAEKSNRSLRRAILSLETCRVQNYPFTSNQVISPMDWEEYVTEIATDMMKEQSPKKLFQVRGKVYELLVNCIPPEVILKRLLHELLRKLDSELKLEVCHWAAYYEHRMRLGQKAIFHIEAFVAKFMSIYKNFLISTFG
- the LOC104736739 gene encoding 60S ribosomal protein L9-1 yields the protein MKTILSSETMDIPDSVTIKVHAKVIEVEGPRGKLVRDFKHLNLDFQLIKDPETGKKKLKIDSWFGSRKTSASIRTALSHVDNLISGVTRGFRYKMRFVYAHFPINASIGGDGKSIEIRNFLGEKKVRKVDMLDGVTIVRSEKVKDEIVLDGNDIELVSRSCALINQKCHVKKKDIRKFLDGIYVSEKSKIVEEE
- the LOC104736741 gene encoding sm-like protein LSM4; the protein is MLPLSLLKTAQGHPMLVELKNGETYNGHLVNCDTWMNIHLREVICTSKDGDRFWRMPECYIRGNTIKYLRVPDEVIDKVQEEKTRTDRKPPGVGRGRGRGMEDGGARGRGRGTSMGKMGGNRGAGRGRG
- the LOC104736738 gene encoding heparan-alpha-glucosaminide N-acetyltransferase isoform X1, whose protein sequence is MAKTKVEKKSQDQQLLVPEDDTASSTRRSLAGNRQRLASLDIFRGLTVALMILVDDVGGEWPVIAHAPWEGCNLADFVMPFFLFIVGVSIALSLKRISHKFEACKKVGFRTCKLLFWGLLLQGGFSHAPDGLSYGVDVTMMRFCGILQRIALSYLVIALVEIFTKDLHEENMSSGTGRFSIFKSYYWHWIVGASVLVIYLATIYGTYVPDWEFVVNDKNSVLYGKIQSVSCGVRGKLNPPCNAVGYVDRQVLGINHMYQRPAWKRSKACTNDSPYGGSLRQDAPSWCRAPFEPEGILSSISAILSTIIGVHFGHIILHLKGHSARLKHWISTGLVLLTLGLTLHFTHLMPLNKQLYSFSYICVTSGAAALVFSSLYSLVDILEWGLMFLPLKWIGMNAMLVYVMGAEGMLAAFFNGWYYRHPHSTLINWIREHVFIRVWHSRRVGVLMYVLIAEILFWGLVTGVFHRFKIYWKL